One genomic window of Punica granatum isolate Tunisia-2019 chromosome 1, ASM765513v2, whole genome shotgun sequence includes the following:
- the LOC116192842 gene encoding dof zinc finger protein DOF4.6-like has translation MDTAQWPQEIVVKPLEEIVVPIPNTTTLCAPKQSGSTSTGNSNGVERKPRPQKEQALNCPRCNSTNTKFCYYNNYSLTQPRYFCKTCRRYWTEGGSLRNIPVGGGSRKNKGRPSSSACSTSSTSTSTSSSSAPPPMINPLLDPHHMMSASKMRVSSSSAATAAAMCNGQNPSKGQGQDLSLGSSLELLNSKGLLSSFMSMPLSVSHDPSGVYTPPPPHGLFPGFQDMKPASGLGFSLDGMGGGFRSALQDSAGNMDNGGGRLLFPFEELKQTNDSVEHHQDNRSGDNHQHQQQQQASDHHHHPNGFWSGILGGGSW, from the exons ATGGACACAGCTCAGTGGCCACAG GAGATTGTGGTGAAGCCGTTAGAGGAAATCGTAGTCCCGATCCCGAACACGACAACCTTATGTGCTCCGAAACAGAGCGGCAGCACTAGTACTGGCAATAGTAATGGCGTGGAGAGGAAGCCCCGGCCGCAGAAGGAGCAAGCCCTAAATTGCCCTCGGTGTAACTCCACCAACACCAAGTTCTGCTACTATAACAACTACAGCCTCACTCAGCCCCGCTACTTCTGCAAGACCTGCCGCCGCTACTGGACCGAGGGCGGCTCCCTCCGCAACATCCCCGTTGGCGGAGGCTCCCGCAAGAACAAGGGCCGCCCCTCCTCCTCTGCCTGCTCCACCTCATCCACGTCCACATCAACCTCATCTTCCTCGGCCCCGCCACCAATGATCAACCCCCTCCTCGATCCCCACCACATGATGTCAGCCTCTAAGATGAGGGTTTCATCCTCCTCTGCTGCCACCGCCGCCGCCATGTGTAACGGTCAAAACCCTAGCAAGGGTCAAGGTCAAGATCTCAGCCTCGGGTCGTCCCTGGAGCTCTTGAACTCGAAAGGGCTGCTGAGCTCGTTCATGTCTATGCCGCTCTCGGTCTCTCATGACCCCAGCGGTGTCTACACTCCGCCGCCACCTCACGGACTGTTCCCGGGATTTCAGGACATGAAGCCTGCCTCTGGGCTTGGGTTCTCGCTCGACGGGATGGGAGGAGGGTTCCGGAGTGCCCTACAGGACAGTGCTGGTAATATGGACAATGGAGGTGGGAGGCTTCTCTTTCCCTTTGAGGAATTAAAACAAACCAATGATTCAGTGGAGCATCACCAGGACAATAGATCAGGAGATAATCATCAACACCAGCAGCAACAACAAGCATcagatcatcatcatcatcctaaTGGGTTTTGGAGTGGAATTTTGGGTGGAGGATCATGGTAA
- the LOC116201852 gene encoding vegetative incompatibility protein HET-E-1-like isoform X1, producing the protein MGEYCGQDGDERFFDAREETSSVSDWSIDSSDGCSSSPRVVDDILEVLRHEIWTKCPESVRERRNRFLNWTGLNYDWSLIEREESWPSFQDEIEVDKGRIAADSGAILRDFDYSFSCIHSSRSNWALESTCYDSRDGSFGARCKDSDDGVEVVVGEFVRRSRVLMRVKENGLSHSGSIEELRRVVGSSSPLIRPYFHGKLDHAKELGDPKQKMKMGWLRKLGVAACVSGGNIDAISKPDDLELVAGLKMRKVRTHSRKKKYKELSSLYAGQEFLAHEGSISAMKFSVDGRYLASSGEDAVVRVWRVIEEERLERIDVSDLDSSCLYFAINESSELASLNVDKEHYLGRAKRIGRQSESCCVVLPSKVFHILEKPLHEFYGHLGEVLDLTWSKKGYLLSSSVDKTVRLWQVGTDRCLRVFSHNNYVTSINFNPVDENFFISGSIDGKVRIWEVLSGKVVDYISMREIVSAVSYQSDGKGAIVGTMNGNCCFYSIEDNHLHLDAQICVHSGKKSPGKRITGFQFTPSDPSKVMVTSADSTVRILSGLDVICKFRGSSGCHSIASFTSDGKHVISANEDSSVCIWNYTNQEKTRSRAKSVLSCESFFSDNVSIAIPWCGPMHSMQREDGQIESGPTSQTLDDYFDQKMLPFSSSPDCFSLGRGFLLELLPKGSATWPEEKLSDSSPVIVSPSMCRSEYKFLKNALSDSPHMWGLIIVTAGWDGRIRTYHNYGLPVHS; encoded by the exons ATGGGGGAATATTGCGGGCAGGATGGTGATGAGCGGTTCTTCGATGCTCGCGAGGAGACATCTTCTGTGTCTGATTGGAGCATAGATTCCTCTGACGGCTGTAGTTCAAGTCCCAGGGTTGTAGACGACATCTTGGAGGTTTTGAGACATGAAATTTGGACTAAGTGCCCGGAGAGCGTGAGGGAGAGACGGAATCGGTTCCTGAACTGGACCGGTTTGAACTACGATTGGAGTCTAATCGAGAGGGAGGAGTCTTGGCCTTCGTTTCAGGATGAAATCGAAGTCGATAAAGGGAGAATCGCTGCAGACAGTGGGGCTATACTTAGGGATTttgattattctttttcttgcaTCCATTCTTCTAGATCGAATTGGGCACTGGAATCAACCTGCTATGATTCTCGGGACGGGAGTTTTGGGGCTAGGTGTAAGGATTCTGACGATGGAGTTGAGGTCGTAGTGGGTGAATTCGTAAGACGAAGCAGGGTGCTTATGAGAGTAAAGGAAAACGGTTTAAGTCATTCTGGAAGCATTGAAGAACTGAGGAGAGTAGTCGgttcttcttcccctttgaTTCGTCCGTACTTCCATGGAAAATTAGACCACGCAAAGGAGTTGGGGGACCCCAAAcagaagatgaagatgggTTGGTTGAGGAAGCTTGGTGTGGCAGCTTGTGTTAGTGGTGGAAACATTGATGCTATTTCTAAGCCCGATGATCTCGAATTAGTTGCGGGGTTGAAGATGCGCAAGGTTCGAACCCATTCCCGTAAGAAGAAGTACAAAGAACTGTCTTCCCTCTATGCAGGACAGGAGTTTCTTGCACATGAGGGCTCCATTTCTGCCATGAAGTTTAGTGTCGATGGGAGATACTTGGCAAGCTCGGGAGAAGATGCTGTCGTTCGGGTTTGGAGGGTGATCGAGGAAGAAAGATTGGAGAGGATTGATGTCTCTGATTTGGACTCCTCGTGCCTTTATTTTGCTATAAATGAGTCCTCAGAGTTGGCCTCCCTTAATGTGGATAAAGAGCATTATCTGGGTAGGGCGAAAAGGATCGGGAGGCAGTCAGAGTCCTGCTGTGTCGTCTTGCCTTCAAAGGTCTTCCATATATTGGAGAAGCCCTTGCATGAGTTTTATGGACACTTGGGCGAGGTCTTGGACCTTACCTGGTCGAAGAAAGGG TATTTGCTCTCGTCTTCTGTGGATAAAACGGTTCGCTTGTGGCAAGTGGGAACGGACAGATGCCTGAGAGTCTTTTCGCACAATAACTATG TGACATCGATAAATTTCAACCCTGTTGATGAAAATTTCTTCATAAGTGGATCAATAGATGGAAAAGTTCGTATCTGGGAGGTGCTTTCTGGAAAGGTTGTTGATTATATTAGTATGAGAGAGATTGTCTCTGCTGTGTCTTACCAGTCTGATGGAAAG GGAGCAATTGTGGGTACAATGAATGGCAACTGTTGTTTCTATAGTATTGAAG ATAATCACTTGCACTTGGATGCTCAAATATGCGTGCACAGCGGAAAGAAATCTCCAGGCAAAAGAATAACTGGATTTCAG TTTACTCCGAGTGATCCGAGCAAAGTAATGGTCACTTCTGCTGATTCCACAGTGCGAATATTAAGCGGGCTTGACGTCATCTGCAAATTTCGAG GTAGTTCGGGATGCCATTCGATTGCATCCTTCACGTCAGATGGAAAGCACGTGATATCGGCAAATGAAGATTCGAGCGTCTGCATCTGGAACTACACCAATCAGGAGAAGACACGATCAAGAGCAAAGAGCGTGCTATCGTGCGAGAGTTTCTTCTCCGATAACGTGTCCATTGCTATCCCCTGGTGTGGCCCCATGCACTCCATGCAAAGAGAAGATGGGCAGATTGAGAGTGGTCCGACAAGTCAAACCCTCGACGACTACTTTGACCAGAAGATGCtgcccttttcttcttcccctgACTGCTTCTCTCTGGGCCGAGGGTTCCTCCTCGAGCTCCTGCCCAAAGGGTCAGCGACTTGGCCGGAGGAGAAGCTATCAGATTCGAGCCCAGTGATTGTTTCCCCTTCGATGTGCAGATCAGAATACAAGTTCTTGAAGAACGCACTATCAGACTCTCCCCACATGTGGGGCCTCATAATTGTCACTGCCGGGTGGGATGGGCGGATCAGAACGTATCACAACTATGGGTTGCCGGTGCATTCTTGA
- the LOC116201906 gene encoding trehalase-like, protein MAATSVLPVDLNAFILGMEHDIAFFAEVIGDKSTFERFVMASEARKEAITSIFWNEQKGQWLDYWLNYSNSCSEPYIWDTLNQNQNVYASNFVPLWINPFYSDASMVRKVVNSHKHSGLLQASGIATSLQNSGQQRFVVAFLRGPYLNL, encoded by the exons ATGGCAGCAACTTCAGTGCTACCTGTTGATTTAAATGCATTCATACTGGGG ATGGAACATGATATAGctttttttgctgaagttATTGGAGATAAAAGTACTTTTGAGCGCTTTGTCATGGCTTCTGAAGCAAGAAAAGAAGCGATAACCTCAATATTTTGGAATGAACAGAAGGGACAATGGCTTGACTACTGGCTTAATTATAGCAACTCATGCTCG GAGCCTTACATATGGGACACATTAAACCAGAACCAGAATGTATATGCATCAAACTTTGTTCCTTTGTGGATTAACCCATTCTACTCAG ATGCTTCAATGGTACGTAAAGTCGTGAACAGTCACAAGCATTCAGGTTTACTTCAGGCATCGGGGATTGCAACTTCCTTGCAGAATTCAGGACAGCAGCGGTTTGTAGTTGCATTTTTGCGTGGACCTTATTTGAATCTATGA
- the LOC116201895 gene encoding UPF0481 protein At3g47200-like, with the protein MDSARHHLMDCGQVKGETVDDVYCEAIQELQGKLVREPPWPSNCCIFRVPSTIRRHNVYAFEPQLVSIGPYYHGQERFQPMETFKLWYLGCLLDRASTRESRLECLFKVIGSNVQHCLDCYAEKDVKCADDFVEMMILDGCFVLELFRKKAGIVPQHPDDPIFKTSYMKKILLSDLLLLENQLPWYVLESIFYLTASHRERADTSLVALALKFFGFSTIRSGAINPNIIPVNKHLLDLQRNNLLSSYASVVPEQTAWHPIPCVTKLLQAGVRFESGESSEMMDVQFKNGVMRIPPIMILDNAESLIRNLIAYEQCDATCRDKITSYAILLNNLIESERDLDYLCQKGIVDCYLNSEEICSFFRRLYSDADVVYYTYAKLSQDVNLYCMARWPTWRATLLRDYFNNPWSILSFVAAILFLFLNFLQVVFSILSYRTAA; encoded by the exons ATGGACTCTGCTCGTCATCATCTAATGGATTGCGGGCAAGTTAAAGGGGAAACCGTCGATGATGTTTACTGTGAAGCAATACAGGAACTTCAGGGGAAATTGGTGAGGGAACCTCCATGGCCGTCCAATTGTTGCATATTCAGAGTTCCAAGCACAATCCGGAGGCATAATGTATATGCTTTCGAACCACAATTGGTCTCGATAGGTCCGTACTATCATGGTCAAGAAAGATTCCAACCGATGGAAACGTTCAAACTCTGGTACTTGGGATGTCTCCTTGACCGAGCCTCAACCCGCGAGTCAAGGCTGGAGTGCCTCTTCAAAGTAATTGGAAGTAACGTGCAGCACTGCCTCGATTGTTATGCGGAGAAAGATGTTAAATGTGCTGATGATTTTGTCGAGATGATGATATTGGATGGGTGTTTCGTCCTAGAGCTTTTCCGGAAGAAAGCAGGAATTGTCCCTCAACACCCCGATGACCCGATATTTAAAACATCTTACATGAAGAAGATACTTTTGAGTGATCTGCTCTTGCTCGAAAATCAGCTTCCGTGGTACGTCCTCGAGTCGATATTCTACCTCACTGCTTCACACAGGGAAAGGGCTGATACTTCTCTTGTGGCTTTGGCCCTCAAGTTCTTTGGCTTCAGCACCATCAGAAGTGGAGCGATCAACCCCAACATAATCCCTGTGAACAAGCACTTGCTTGATCTACAGCGCAATAACTTGCTCTCTTCTTATGCAAGCGTGGTCCCTGAACAGACAGCCTG GCACCCTATTCCCTGCGTGACAAAGCTTCTCCAAGCGGGAGTTCGGTTTGAGAGCGGCGAGTCGAGCGAGATGATGGACGTCCAATTCAAAAATGGTGTTATGAGGATCCCTCCAATAATGATCCTTGACAATGCCGAGTCCCTGATCAGGAACCTGATCGCATATGAGCAGTGCGATGCCACCTGTAGGGACAAGATCACGTCCTATGCCATCCTCCTAAACAACCTCATCGAGTCGGAAAGGGACCTCGACTACCTATGCCAGAAAGGAATCGTGGATTGCTACCTGAACAGCGAGGAGATCTGCAGCTTCTTCAGGAGGCTCTACAGCGATGCTGATGTGGTGTACTACACTTACGCGAAGCTTTCTCAGGATGTCAACCTCTATTGTATGGCCCGGTGGCCTACATGGCGGGCTACATTGCTGAGGGATTATTTTAACAACCCGTGGTCAATCTTATCGTTTGTCGCTGCCattctcttccttttccttaacTTCCTACAGGTTGTGTTCTCTATTCTCTCCTACAGGACCGCAGCTTAA
- the LOC116192709 gene encoding ORM1-like protein 2 produces the protein MYVKAVPPVDLNKNTEWFTYPGVWITYILILFISWLLALSLLGCSAGMAWTFVHLSHFLVTYHFFHWKKGTPFSDDQGIYNGLTWWEQIDNGKQLTRNRKFLTVVPVVLYLIASHTTDYQNPMLFFNTLAVLILVVAKFPNMHKVRIFGINADH, from the exons ATGTACGTGAAGGCGGTGCCGCCGGTGGATCTCAACAAGAACACGGAGTGGTTCACTTATCCCGGCGTGTGGATCACCTACATACTCATCCTCTTCATCTCCTGGCTCCTCGCCTTGTCCCTCCTCGGCTGCTCCGCCGGCATGGCCTGGACTTTCGTCCACCTCTCCCACTTCCTG GTTACTTATCATTTCTTCCATTGGAAGAAAGGAACACCATTTTCTGATGATCAAGGCATCTACAACGGTTTGACTTGGTGGGAGCAGATTGACAACGGCAAGCAACTTACTCGAAATAGGAAGTTCTTGACAGTTGTACCTGTTGTGCT GTACTTGATAGCTTCCCACACAACAGATTACCAAAACCCGATGCTCTTCTTCAACACGCTGGCAGTATTAATCTTAGTGGTGGCGAAGTTCCCTAACATGCACAAGGTCCGTATATTTGGGATAAATGCCGATCACTGA
- the LOC116201852 gene encoding uncharacterized protein LOC116201852 isoform X2, with protein MGEYCGQDGDERFFDAREETSSVSDWSIDSSDGCSSSPRVVDDILEVLRHEIWTKCPESVRERRNRFLNWTGLNYDWSLIEREESWPSFQDEIEVDKGRIAADSGAILRDFDYSFSCIHSSRSNWALESTCYDSRDGSFGARCKDSDDGVEVVVGEFVRRSRVLMRVKENGLSHSGSIEELRRVVGSSSPLIRPYFHGKLDHAKELGDPKQKMKMGWLRKLGVAACVSGGNIDAISKPDDLELVAGLKMRKVRTHSRKKKYKELSSLYAGQEFLAHEGSISAMKFSVDGRYLASSGEDAVVRVWRVIEEERLERIDVSDLDSSCLYFAINESSELASLNVDKEHYLGRAKRIGRQSESCCVVLPSKVFHILEKPLHEFYGHLGEVLDLTWSKKGYLLSSSVDKTVRLWQVGTDRCLRVFSHNNYVTSINFNPVDENFFISGSIDGKVRIWEVLSGKVVDYISMREIVSAVSYQSDGKGAIVGTMNGNCCFYSIEDNHLHLDAQICVHSGKKSPGKRITGFQFTPSDPSKVMVTSADSTVRILSGLDVICKFRVRDAIRLHPSRQMEST; from the exons ATGGGGGAATATTGCGGGCAGGATGGTGATGAGCGGTTCTTCGATGCTCGCGAGGAGACATCTTCTGTGTCTGATTGGAGCATAGATTCCTCTGACGGCTGTAGTTCAAGTCCCAGGGTTGTAGACGACATCTTGGAGGTTTTGAGACATGAAATTTGGACTAAGTGCCCGGAGAGCGTGAGGGAGAGACGGAATCGGTTCCTGAACTGGACCGGTTTGAACTACGATTGGAGTCTAATCGAGAGGGAGGAGTCTTGGCCTTCGTTTCAGGATGAAATCGAAGTCGATAAAGGGAGAATCGCTGCAGACAGTGGGGCTATACTTAGGGATTttgattattctttttcttgcaTCCATTCTTCTAGATCGAATTGGGCACTGGAATCAACCTGCTATGATTCTCGGGACGGGAGTTTTGGGGCTAGGTGTAAGGATTCTGACGATGGAGTTGAGGTCGTAGTGGGTGAATTCGTAAGACGAAGCAGGGTGCTTATGAGAGTAAAGGAAAACGGTTTAAGTCATTCTGGAAGCATTGAAGAACTGAGGAGAGTAGTCGgttcttcttcccctttgaTTCGTCCGTACTTCCATGGAAAATTAGACCACGCAAAGGAGTTGGGGGACCCCAAAcagaagatgaagatgggTTGGTTGAGGAAGCTTGGTGTGGCAGCTTGTGTTAGTGGTGGAAACATTGATGCTATTTCTAAGCCCGATGATCTCGAATTAGTTGCGGGGTTGAAGATGCGCAAGGTTCGAACCCATTCCCGTAAGAAGAAGTACAAAGAACTGTCTTCCCTCTATGCAGGACAGGAGTTTCTTGCACATGAGGGCTCCATTTCTGCCATGAAGTTTAGTGTCGATGGGAGATACTTGGCAAGCTCGGGAGAAGATGCTGTCGTTCGGGTTTGGAGGGTGATCGAGGAAGAAAGATTGGAGAGGATTGATGTCTCTGATTTGGACTCCTCGTGCCTTTATTTTGCTATAAATGAGTCCTCAGAGTTGGCCTCCCTTAATGTGGATAAAGAGCATTATCTGGGTAGGGCGAAAAGGATCGGGAGGCAGTCAGAGTCCTGCTGTGTCGTCTTGCCTTCAAAGGTCTTCCATATATTGGAGAAGCCCTTGCATGAGTTTTATGGACACTTGGGCGAGGTCTTGGACCTTACCTGGTCGAAGAAAGGG TATTTGCTCTCGTCTTCTGTGGATAAAACGGTTCGCTTGTGGCAAGTGGGAACGGACAGATGCCTGAGAGTCTTTTCGCACAATAACTATG TGACATCGATAAATTTCAACCCTGTTGATGAAAATTTCTTCATAAGTGGATCAATAGATGGAAAAGTTCGTATCTGGGAGGTGCTTTCTGGAAAGGTTGTTGATTATATTAGTATGAGAGAGATTGTCTCTGCTGTGTCTTACCAGTCTGATGGAAAG GGAGCAATTGTGGGTACAATGAATGGCAACTGTTGTTTCTATAGTATTGAAG ATAATCACTTGCACTTGGATGCTCAAATATGCGTGCACAGCGGAAAGAAATCTCCAGGCAAAAGAATAACTGGATTTCAG TTTACTCCGAGTGATCCGAGCAAAGTAATGGTCACTTCTGCTGATTCCACAGTGCGAATATTAAGCGGGCTTGACGTCATCTGCAAATTTCGAG TTCGGGATGCCATTCGATTGCATCCTTCACGTCAGATGGAAAGCACGTGA